One segment of Rhodopirellula baltica SH 1 DNA contains the following:
- a CDS encoding FAD/NAD(P)-binding protein yields MSVAISGGSVADFPVTNDNPSKAPLRLAIVGCGPRGLQCLDALSQQLSTDELSRMEITVFEPSPFPGAGCIYDPKQPRMLRMNFATQHIDFWKVDSNQPTPRSGSLIGWLDRNYPEYAASDQFVPRAVVGEYLHECFESVCKRLRRWTKLKVVRSRVESIRCAASQASSGGWLLWDGKDEVAFDRVVLTTGHEGLRGSDRVTTSDDEAFVFPVETSLSSERIPAGSDVWIRGFGLTAIDAIMMLTEGRDGRFENGDALPDYIRSGNEPKQITVHCRSGRPMLAKPTAKVEPITDVFWEPYREALRACESNHGKLKFHKDIWCVICEAAAESLSQSGTVVTPREIDEWYRGWSRYKMDEAAARRAMLQSYGVATGARPIDIPFALGDAWRRLYPQIVELVSFGGLAAGQYKAFQQVAMEMERIAFGPPAESVAKLLRVMRDGLVQLCDQTVAPEGAVIVNAVIASPSQADESGPLSQLILRGDVEVDPLTEAIRVSDSGNVLGGRKGLAVFGRATEGWVVGNDTLSRTLHSQIQNWAGTIAVDMHG; encoded by the coding sequence ATGAGCGTTGCGATTTCAGGCGGTAGTGTCGCCGATTTTCCGGTGACCAATGACAATCCATCCAAAGCGCCGTTGCGTTTAGCAATCGTCGGTTGCGGGCCTCGCGGTTTGCAATGCCTCGACGCTCTTTCGCAACAGTTGTCGACAGACGAATTGTCGCGAATGGAGATCACTGTTTTTGAACCTTCGCCGTTTCCCGGCGCGGGATGCATTTACGATCCGAAGCAACCTCGGATGCTTCGAATGAATTTTGCGACTCAGCACATTGATTTTTGGAAGGTTGATTCCAATCAACCCACTCCACGATCCGGTTCATTGATCGGATGGTTGGATCGAAACTATCCGGAGTATGCCGCGTCGGATCAGTTTGTGCCTCGCGCCGTCGTCGGTGAATACTTGCACGAATGTTTTGAATCGGTCTGCAAACGTCTGCGTCGTTGGACGAAGTTGAAGGTCGTTCGCAGTCGAGTGGAATCGATCCGATGTGCCGCGAGCCAGGCGTCTAGCGGCGGTTGGTTGTTGTGGGATGGCAAAGACGAAGTCGCGTTCGATCGGGTTGTCTTGACGACTGGTCACGAAGGATTGCGCGGGTCGGACAGGGTGACTACGTCGGACGACGAAGCGTTTGTTTTTCCGGTGGAAACCAGCCTTTCATCCGAACGGATTCCGGCCGGAAGTGACGTTTGGATTCGAGGGTTTGGCTTGACCGCCATTGACGCCATCATGATGCTGACGGAAGGTCGTGATGGTCGGTTCGAAAACGGTGATGCACTGCCAGATTATATCCGCAGTGGAAATGAGCCGAAGCAGATCACGGTTCATTGTCGTTCAGGTCGGCCGATGTTGGCGAAGCCCACCGCGAAAGTGGAACCCATCACGGATGTGTTTTGGGAACCTTATCGAGAGGCACTGCGTGCGTGTGAATCGAATCATGGCAAGCTGAAGTTTCACAAAGACATTTGGTGCGTGATTTGTGAGGCGGCTGCGGAATCGTTGTCGCAATCGGGCACGGTGGTGACTCCGCGGGAAATCGACGAATGGTATCGTGGGTGGTCGCGATACAAGATGGACGAGGCGGCCGCACGTCGTGCGATGTTGCAGTCCTACGGCGTTGCGACCGGTGCACGACCGATTGATATCCCATTTGCACTCGGGGATGCGTGGCGTCGTTTGTACCCACAGATCGTTGAATTGGTCAGCTTCGGTGGGTTGGCCGCTGGTCAGTACAAGGCGTTTCAACAGGTGGCGATGGAAATGGAACGCATCGCGTTCGGGCCGCCGGCAGAGAGCGTTGCAAAACTGTTGCGGGTGATGCGAGATGGTTTGGTACAACTGTGTGATCAAACCGTTGCACCAGAAGGGGCTGTGATCGTTAACGCTGTGATTGCTTCACCAAGTCAGGCGGATGAATCCGGGCCGCTTTCGCAATTGATTTTGCGAGGTGATGTCGAGGTGGATCCGCTGACTGAAGCCATTCGCGTGAGTGATTCAGGAAACGTGCTGGGAGGTCGCAAAGGACTTGCCGTGTTTGGGCGTGCGACGGAGGGTTGGGTTGTCGGCAACGATACCCTTTCTCGAACGTTGCATTCGCAGATTCAGAACTGGGCCGGCACGATTGCGGTGGATATGCATGGATAA
- a CDS encoding AI-2E family transporter, protein MSHIHQFHTILTGARPERRREKSDELVAVEQLSKNVRWASFGIWLCAGFLTLYALYIGRNLFMPILVAGFAYLTLRPVVRAMGRIGIPSGVAATAIMLAIATVFGTIGYVLSGPAQDMLQQVPGSMPEVKEKLGFIFDHLETVNQATEDISDTADKENITSEEKPVPVEIKQPAWTTTSPLIAGTGNAVSFVSIAAALLFFLMAAGDSLIVSVVSSLPSFSSKRRFIEVLEGVQDALSSYLAWVTCINACLGVCIGTAMWLLGMPSPLLWGVAAMFLNFIPIVGAMVGIAMVFFVALVSFEHASFAFVVAGTYATLTALEGQFITPTLLGKSMKLSSALVFISIVIWGWMWGMLGVFLAVPILIAVVMVMEKLEATSSMNAMLNGAVGKAANPE, encoded by the coding sequence ATGTCGCACATCCATCAATTCCATACCATTCTGACCGGAGCCCGTCCGGAGCGACGACGCGAAAAGTCGGATGAGTTGGTGGCGGTCGAGCAGTTGTCGAAGAATGTTCGTTGGGCGTCGTTCGGCATTTGGTTATGCGCCGGATTTCTGACTTTGTATGCGTTGTACATCGGTCGAAACCTCTTCATGCCAATCCTGGTTGCCGGGTTCGCTTATCTGACACTCCGGCCAGTGGTTCGAGCGATGGGCCGAATCGGGATTCCATCCGGTGTTGCCGCGACCGCGATCATGCTGGCGATTGCGACTGTCTTCGGAACAATTGGCTATGTGTTGTCTGGTCCTGCGCAAGACATGCTGCAGCAGGTGCCGGGATCCATGCCCGAAGTCAAAGAAAAGCTGGGATTCATCTTTGACCATTTAGAAACCGTCAACCAAGCCACGGAAGACATCTCGGACACAGCCGACAAGGAAAACATCACGTCCGAGGAGAAACCGGTTCCGGTGGAAATCAAACAGCCGGCTTGGACAACCACGTCACCGTTGATCGCCGGGACGGGAAACGCGGTTTCGTTTGTCTCCATCGCCGCGGCGCTGTTGTTCTTCTTGATGGCGGCGGGTGATTCGTTGATCGTCTCCGTCGTCAGCTCGTTGCCTTCCTTTTCATCCAAGCGACGGTTCATTGAAGTTTTGGAAGGTGTTCAAGACGCTCTGAGTAGTTATCTGGCGTGGGTCACCTGCATCAACGCCTGTTTGGGTGTTTGTATCGGAACTGCGATGTGGTTGCTGGGGATGCCCTCGCCGTTGTTGTGGGGAGTTGCGGCCATGTTTTTGAACTTCATTCCCATCGTGGGCGCAATGGTCGGAATCGCGATGGTGTTCTTCGTCGCTCTGGTCAGCTTTGAACATGCATCGTTCGCATTTGTGGTCGCGGGAACTTACGCGACGCTGACAGCATTGGAAGGTCAGTTCATCACACCGACTCTGTTGGGCAAATCGATGAAGCTTTCGTCCGCGCTGGTGTTCATCTCAATCGTGATTTGGGGATGGATGTGGGGAATGCTGGGTGTGTTCTTGGCCGTCCCGATTTTGATTGCGGTCGTGATGGTGATGGAGAAGTTGGAAGCCACTTCTTCGATGAATGCCATGTTGAACGGCGCCGTTGGAAAGGCCGCAAATCCTGAGTGA
- a CDS encoding carboxymuconolactone decarboxylase family protein, with product MAYAQPLSINEAPDEAKPILEAIEEKFGQSMNIFSTLAHQPDVLGGMTQINDGLQNDLPAKYRELAYYKASQLNSCDYCSHYHRQAAKKAGLSDQQLDSMNVSSGDLFDEKEQAVLKYAEQLTTKANVDASVVKELKLFLNEKQLVTLAAAVALANFTNRINHGLDIELP from the coding sequence ATGGCCTACGCACAGCCGCTCTCGATCAATGAAGCTCCTGACGAAGCCAAACCAATTCTCGAAGCGATCGAAGAGAAGTTCGGTCAATCGATGAACATCTTCAGCACGCTGGCACATCAACCCGATGTGTTGGGCGGGATGACTCAGATCAACGATGGCCTGCAAAACGATCTGCCGGCAAAGTATCGCGAACTCGCCTACTACAAAGCGTCCCAGTTGAACTCGTGCGACTACTGCTCGCACTACCACCGCCAGGCTGCAAAGAAGGCGGGGTTGTCCGACCAGCAACTGGACTCGATGAATGTGAGTTCAGGCGACTTGTTCGATGAAAAAGAACAAGCAGTGCTGAAGTACGCCGAGCAACTGACGACCAAGGCCAATGTCGACGCATCGGTCGTGAAGGAACTGAAGTTGTTCCTCAATGAAAAGCAGCTTGTTACACTCGCCGCCGCGGTCGCACTCGCAAACTTCACCAACCGTATCAATCACGGATTGGACATCGAACTGCCATGA
- a CDS encoding C39 family peptidase, whose amino-acid sequence MIAMLVMAGASIASGWFAYAIAYSDKGQRVMLCLSLAVLAMIYFLFYASGQLFWARYVSNSAAIVYTNFASVFAALAAGWALRLPKTPAWRRGVLCVLLAMGSAAANFWPLLSIAIRPAPAGGDEWNNGVAMQTSWATCSPAAAATLLRAEGINKSESEMIPLCLTDSSGTPTLGLYRGIKLVADGQNRSVNVLDETLDEMWNRDDWPVLMAVELPYGVDDRRYVDQWGWIPGMGHSVVALGLTSDGQRMLVGDPSVGLEQWSKDDLRVLWHGNGIRLE is encoded by the coding sequence TTGATCGCGATGTTGGTGATGGCCGGGGCGTCGATTGCGTCGGGATGGTTCGCGTACGCGATCGCGTATTCGGACAAAGGCCAACGTGTGATGTTGTGTTTATCGCTCGCGGTTTTGGCGATGATCTACTTTCTGTTCTATGCATCGGGTCAGCTTTTTTGGGCCAGATACGTCTCCAATTCAGCAGCGATCGTCTACACCAACTTTGCATCGGTCTTTGCGGCACTGGCGGCTGGTTGGGCCTTGCGTCTTCCGAAAACACCCGCGTGGCGCCGTGGGGTTTTGTGCGTTTTGTTAGCGATGGGGTCCGCTGCCGCGAATTTTTGGCCATTGCTATCCATCGCGATTCGTCCGGCGCCCGCGGGCGGTGACGAGTGGAACAATGGTGTCGCGATGCAAACATCTTGGGCGACATGCAGTCCCGCTGCGGCGGCGACGTTGTTGCGTGCAGAGGGCATCAATAAATCTGAGTCTGAAATGATTCCTCTGTGTTTAACGGACTCGAGCGGCACGCCAACACTCGGTTTGTATCGCGGCATCAAACTGGTCGCTGATGGACAAAACCGATCGGTCAATGTGCTGGACGAAACACTGGACGAGATGTGGAATCGTGATGACTGGCCAGTGTTGATGGCGGTGGAGCTTCCGTATGGAGTGGACGACCGACGTTACGTTGATCAATGGGGATGGATTCCAGGGATGGGGCACAGTGTGGTCGCGTTGGGGCTGACGAGCGATGGGCAACGCATGCTTGTGGGAGATCCATCAGTTGGGCTGGAACAGTGGTCGAAAGATGACCTGCGAGTTCTGTGGCACGGTAACGGCATTCGCTTGGAATGA
- a CDS encoding Y4yA family PLP-dependent enzyme, with protein MKRCLRSENLFDLVETYGSPLNLVRPRTMRRNVEELNAVARERGLDFRVFFARKANKCLGFVDEAIESNFGVDTASENELRQCLQQCVPAKDLICTAAIKSDSLIDLCLQQQVCIAVDNDDELQVVVDRANELGRQARIALRLGGFQHEGNKLPTRFGFDVDRDCDLPQRLTSLPVMVQGIHFHLDGYDAGQRVSALSVAMEWVERLRAVGQPVEFIDMGGGFPMSYLEEHRQWATFWKEHRRALLGERDTLTYRGHGLGLAIEGGRVVGQPKMYPFFQRPVRGHWLAGVLDSRIEGKTIADRLVELNVQLRCEPGRSILDGCGLTVARVEFRKQNAEGDWLIGLSMNRTQCRTSSDDFLVDPILVPKQSSFGRATETKPMLGYLVGAYCTESELISLRKMQFPSGVQRGDLIAFPNTAGYFMHFLESRSHQFPLAKNLIVDSHPVPSVRLDLIDE; from the coding sequence ATGAAGCGTTGTTTGCGTTCAGAAAACTTGTTCGATTTGGTTGAGACCTATGGTTCGCCACTGAATTTGGTGCGACCTCGAACAATGCGTCGCAACGTGGAAGAACTGAACGCGGTCGCTCGTGAGCGCGGTCTTGATTTCCGGGTGTTCTTCGCTCGGAAAGCCAACAAGTGTTTGGGCTTTGTCGACGAGGCGATTGAGTCAAATTTTGGAGTCGACACCGCCAGCGAGAACGAGCTGCGTCAGTGTTTGCAACAGTGCGTTCCCGCGAAAGATCTGATTTGCACCGCGGCGATCAAGAGCGACTCGCTGATCGATCTGTGTTTGCAACAACAGGTCTGCATCGCCGTGGACAACGATGATGAGTTGCAGGTCGTTGTTGACCGAGCAAATGAGCTTGGTCGGCAAGCTCGAATTGCATTGCGTTTAGGCGGGTTCCAGCACGAGGGAAACAAGCTTCCGACCCGTTTCGGTTTCGATGTGGATCGCGACTGTGATCTTCCTCAGCGTTTGACTTCATTGCCCGTGATGGTTCAAGGAATCCATTTTCATCTCGATGGCTATGACGCTGGGCAGCGGGTGTCGGCTCTTTCGGTGGCCATGGAATGGGTCGAACGATTGAGAGCAGTTGGACAGCCGGTCGAGTTCATTGACATGGGCGGTGGTTTCCCAATGAGCTATCTGGAAGAGCATCGCCAATGGGCGACGTTCTGGAAGGAACATCGTCGGGCGTTGTTGGGCGAACGTGACACACTGACTTATCGCGGGCACGGGTTGGGGCTGGCGATTGAGGGAGGACGCGTCGTCGGGCAGCCAAAAATGTATCCCTTCTTCCAGCGTCCTGTTCGAGGCCATTGGCTTGCCGGTGTTTTGGACTCACGGATCGAAGGAAAGACAATCGCGGATCGATTGGTGGAGCTCAATGTTCAGTTGCGTTGTGAGCCGGGACGAAGCATCTTGGACGGATGCGGACTGACCGTCGCTCGGGTTGAGTTTCGAAAACAGAACGCGGAAGGCGATTGGTTGATCGGATTGTCGATGAACCGGACGCAGTGCCGGACTTCGAGCGATGACTTCTTGGTGGATCCGATCTTGGTTCCGAAACAAAGCTCCTTTGGTCGTGCCACTGAGACGAAGCCGATGTTGGGTTACCTAGTCGGTGCCTATTGCACGGAATCGGAATTGATTTCGCTTCGGAAGATGCAGTTCCCAAGCGGCGTTCAGCGTGGCGATTTGATCGCGTTCCCGAATACCGCCGGCTACTTCATGCACTTTCTCGAAAGCCGTTCGCACCAATTCCCTTTGGCGAAGAATCTGATTGTCGACTCGCATCCCGTGCCGTCGGTTCGTCTTGATTTGATCGATGAATGA
- a CDS encoding type 1 glutamine amidotransferase domain-containing protein, giving the protein MSDQTLNKKRIAFLATDGFEQVELTKPWEAIQAAGAEVVLISPKDGKIQGMNHDEKADQFTVDQNVANVSAEDFDGLVLPGGVANPDTLRTCETSVSFIRDFFKQHKPVAAICHGPWTLIEADVVRGRRVTSWPSLKTDLKNAGAEWVDEECVCDEGLVTSRNPDDLPAFCDKAIEEFAEGKHAAQTV; this is encoded by the coding sequence ATGAGTGACCAAACACTGAACAAAAAGCGGATCGCCTTTCTCGCAACCGACGGGTTCGAACAGGTCGAGTTGACCAAGCCATGGGAAGCAATCCAAGCCGCCGGCGCAGAAGTCGTTCTGATCTCGCCAAAGGATGGAAAGATCCAAGGCATGAACCACGATGAAAAAGCGGACCAGTTCACGGTCGATCAAAACGTCGCCAATGTATCGGCCGAAGATTTCGATGGATTGGTATTGCCCGGCGGCGTGGCCAACCCAGACACACTCCGAACCTGCGAAACTTCGGTCAGCTTCATTCGCGACTTCTTCAAGCAACACAAGCCTGTCGCCGCGATCTGCCACGGACCATGGACGTTGATCGAAGCGGACGTCGTTCGTGGCCGCCGAGTCACTTCTTGGCCAAGTCTAAAAACCGACTTGAAGAATGCCGGTGCTGAATGGGTCGACGAAGAATGCGTGTGCGACGAAGGATTGGTGACAAGTCGCAACCCCGACGACTTGCCAGCGTTCTGTGACAAAGCGATTGAAGAATTCGCTGAAGGCAAGCACGCTGCGCAAACGGTCTGA
- the sbnA gene encoding 2,3-diaminopropionate biosynthesis protein SbnA: protein MNQLSSRVCNGVLDAIGGTPLVRLNRFLDRPDIELIVKWEAANPGGSAKDRPAAKMLSEALKRGEIGPETTIVESTSGNMGIGLAQVCRYHGLKFICVVDPRAQKQNLSIIEALGGTIELVTQPLKGDFLAARIAKVCELIETTPNSYWPNQYANTDNPRSHFKGTIREIDETLNGEFDVLFVATSSTGTAQGCRDFLKSRGRDVQVVAVDSVGSVLFGGSSGPRKIPGLGAGKEPRLAAGQSFDHLVRVSDLECVVGCRRAAQREAMLIGGSAGGVLMSVGRMQEQFAGKRCVAVLHDSGTRYLETVFSDEWVSESLGCTSEELNYLVGSSSFEFFEGVSA, encoded by the coding sequence ATGAACCAACTTTCCTCGCGAGTTTGCAATGGCGTCCTCGATGCAATCGGCGGCACACCATTGGTTCGACTCAACCGATTTTTGGACCGACCTGATATTGAGTTGATTGTGAAATGGGAGGCGGCGAATCCGGGCGGAAGTGCCAAGGATCGTCCAGCCGCGAAGATGCTGTCCGAGGCACTCAAACGCGGTGAGATCGGCCCCGAAACCACGATCGTCGAATCGACGTCTGGGAACATGGGCATCGGTCTGGCTCAAGTGTGCCGGTACCACGGATTGAAATTCATCTGCGTCGTCGATCCTCGAGCACAGAAGCAAAACCTCTCGATCATCGAAGCACTCGGTGGCACGATTGAGCTAGTCACCCAGCCGCTGAAAGGTGATTTCCTGGCTGCACGCATCGCGAAAGTTTGCGAGCTGATCGAGACAACACCGAACAGTTATTGGCCCAATCAGTACGCCAACACCGACAACCCTCGATCACACTTTAAAGGAACCATCCGCGAAATCGATGAGACGCTCAATGGTGAATTCGATGTCTTGTTCGTGGCGACGAGCAGCACGGGGACCGCTCAAGGTTGTCGTGATTTTTTGAAGTCGCGAGGACGCGACGTTCAGGTCGTCGCGGTCGATTCAGTGGGCAGTGTTTTGTTCGGCGGGTCGTCTGGTCCTCGCAAGATCCCTGGTTTGGGTGCGGGGAAGGAACCTCGATTGGCGGCGGGCCAATCATTCGATCATCTCGTTCGCGTCTCGGATTTGGAATGTGTCGTTGGATGTCGCAGGGCGGCGCAGCGAGAGGCGATGTTGATTGGTGGTTCGGCCGGTGGCGTTCTGATGAGCGTCGGACGAATGCAAGAACAATTCGCTGGCAAGCGTTGCGTCGCGGTGCTCCATGATTCCGGCACGCGATATCTCGAAACAGTCTTTAGCGATGAATGGGTTTCGGAGTCGCTGGGTTGTACCAGCGAGGAACTCAACTATCTGGTCGGTTCTTCCTCGTTTGAGTTTTTTGAAGGAGTGAGCGCATGA
- a CDS encoding catalase encodes MSEESKCPFQTQQFGRAVDDNQHSQTAGPRGPVLMQDVHLVEKMAHFNRERIPERVVHAKGFGAFGTFTVTNDITKYCMADLFSEVGKKTETFARFSTVGGESGSADTARDPRGFSLKFYTDQGVWDLVGNNTPIFFIRDPLKFSDFIRTQKREPQNHLQPHWRRWDFWGEVPEALHQVMFLYSDRGTPKSARFMNGYGSHTFSMYNKDGVRHWVKFHLKTEQGSENFSADEAIKMAGEAPDYSTRDLFEAIEKGDFPRWRMHIQVMPESDAADYEWHPFDLTKVWPHDDYPLIEVGVFELNRNPSNYFQDVEQAAFEPGNLVEGIGISPDRMLQNRVLSYPDAHRYRLGVNYHQIPVNQPRCPYATYHRDGTMRVDGNGGGTVDYEPNKMNGPKETGRTMEPPMPVHGDGDRYDEFACDDKDYYGQPQMFWNKVLDEGARERLCTAISNSMADSPENIREKMLAQFGKVHPDFEEGVRSRLDAPKSQPIPIA; translated from the coding sequence ATGTCCGAAGAATCCAAGTGCCCGTTTCAAACTCAGCAATTCGGCCGGGCGGTCGATGACAATCAGCATTCGCAAACCGCTGGACCACGTGGACCTGTCTTGATGCAGGACGTTCACCTGGTCGAGAAGATGGCGCACTTCAATCGGGAACGGATTCCGGAACGGGTTGTTCACGCAAAGGGCTTTGGAGCCTTTGGCACGTTCACGGTCACGAACGACATCACCAAGTACTGCATGGCGGATTTGTTCTCGGAAGTTGGCAAGAAAACGGAAACCTTTGCCCGTTTCTCGACCGTCGGTGGCGAAAGCGGTTCGGCTGACACGGCCCGTGACCCACGTGGGTTTTCGCTGAAGTTTTACACCGATCAAGGCGTCTGGGATTTGGTCGGCAACAACACGCCGATCTTCTTCATTCGCGATCCGTTGAAGTTCAGCGACTTCATTCGGACTCAAAAACGCGAGCCGCAGAATCACTTGCAGCCTCATTGGCGTCGTTGGGACTTTTGGGGCGAGGTGCCCGAGGCTCTTCATCAGGTGATGTTCCTTTACAGCGATCGTGGAACACCAAAGAGTGCACGCTTCATGAACGGCTACGGCAGCCACACGTTCAGCATGTACAACAAAGACGGTGTCCGGCACTGGGTGAAGTTCCATCTGAAGACCGAACAAGGTTCAGAGAACTTCAGTGCGGACGAAGCGATCAAAATGGCGGGCGAAGCGCCAGATTACTCGACGCGTGATTTGTTTGAAGCGATTGAGAAGGGCGACTTCCCTCGTTGGCGAATGCACATTCAGGTCATGCCCGAGTCTGACGCCGCAGATTACGAATGGCATCCATTCGATTTGACCAAGGTATGGCCGCACGATGACTATCCGTTGATTGAAGTCGGCGTGTTTGAACTCAATCGCAATCCGTCCAACTACTTCCAAGATGTCGAGCAAGCCGCCTTTGAGCCTGGCAACTTGGTCGAGGGCATCGGGATCTCACCCGATCGCATGTTGCAGAATCGCGTGCTGTCTTATCCCGATGCACACCGGTATCGGTTGGGTGTGAACTATCACCAGATCCCTGTCAATCAACCGCGTTGCCCGTATGCGACTTATCACCGTGACGGGACGATGCGAGTGGACGGAAACGGTGGTGGGACGGTTGATTATGAACCCAACAAGATGAACGGTCCGAAGGAGACCGGGCGAACGATGGAGCCGCCCATGCCAGTGCACGGCGATGGCGATCGCTACGACGAGTTCGCGTGCGATGACAAGGACTACTACGGCCAGCCTCAGATGTTCTGGAACAAGGTGCTGGACGAAGGAGCTCGCGAACGGCTTTGCACGGCGATCTCCAATTCGATGGCCGACAGCCCGGAGAACATCCGCGAAAAGATGTTGGCTCAGTTCGGCAAAGTGCATCCGGATTTTGAAGAGGGTGTGCGCAGTCGCTTGGATGCTCCCAAGTCACAACCGATCCCGATCGCATAA